One genomic window of Fibrobacter sp. UWP2 includes the following:
- a CDS encoding HPr family phosphocarrier protein — MIVKTLTVTNKLGIHARPAGMIVDITGPAKSDVSIVFEGSKANAKSILNVMMLAIPLGSEVKFEVDGEDEEEVSQKLEQLFNDKFNEEPG; from the coding sequence ATGATAGTTAAGACTCTTACAGTCACTAACAAACTTGGAATTCACGCGCGCCCTGCTGGCATGATTGTCGACATTACTGGCCCCGCCAAGAGTGACGTCTCGATCGTTTTCGAAGGATCCAAGGCAAATGCAAAGAGCATCTTGAACGTGATGATGCTGGCCATTCCACTTGGCTCCGAAGTGAAGTTCGAAGTTGACGGTGAAGACGAAGAAGAAGTCTCACAAAAGTTGGAACAGCTGTTTAATGACAAGTTCAACGAAGAACCAGGCTGA
- a CDS encoding RNA methyltransferase, whose protein sequence is MSEESLESLLARVTDRRQELLTGVVNRRTRHFCMVLEDLFDPHNISAVIRTAEVFGIQDVHVIEEDNAYSVNKSILKGSYKWMSIYLYKKRMLCMEKLREKGYKIAVASTNTTNSVLDLDLSQPTAFYLGSEFHGNHPDTLAHADYEFKLPQYGITESMNVSVAGGVLMTYLDVFMQKEGREKFLLPQAERDALLHDWLDRHVNGIENNSPITRIEG, encoded by the coding sequence ATGAGTGAAGAATCGTTGGAATCGCTGTTGGCTCGAGTAACGGATCGCCGCCAGGAACTGCTGACGGGCGTGGTGAATCGCCGTACCAGGCACTTTTGCATGGTGCTCGAGGACTTGTTCGACCCGCACAATATTTCGGCCGTCATCCGTACAGCCGAGGTCTTTGGTATTCAGGACGTGCATGTGATCGAAGAGGACAACGCCTACAGCGTGAACAAGTCCATTTTGAAGGGCAGCTACAAGTGGATGAGCATCTACCTGTACAAAAAGCGCATGCTCTGCATGGAAAAGCTTCGCGAAAAGGGCTACAAGATCGCGGTGGCGAGTACGAACACCACGAACTCGGTCCTGGATTTGGACTTGAGTCAGCCGACTGCCTTTTATCTGGGGAGTGAATTCCACGGGAACCATCCCGATACTCTAGCCCACGCCGACTACGAGTTCAAACTGCCCCAGTACGGCATTACGGAGTCCATGAACGTGTCGGTTGCGGGCGGCGTCCTGATGACTTACTTGGACGTTTTTATGCAGAAGGAAGGGCGCGAGAAGTTCCTGCTGCCTCAGGCCGAACGGGACGCCTTGTTGCACGATTGGCTGGACCGCCATGTGAACGGCATCGAAAATAACAGCCCAATAACGAGAATCGAAGGCTAA
- the ptsP gene encoding phosphoenolpyruvate--protein phosphotransferase: MTSSTKNQAERIVLVGVPASPGFAMGKAFPIINREVSVVEETLPESRIPAEEQLFLKAVTKTVTEINKIKEVSESRAGFQDSLIFATHLMILQDPGLINGILDKIKKGHKNARWAVHVVLGGYIDKFEKIDSQATRDKAADLRDLYNRLMAAMEDSGPVLEEVSIEAGVVLVAHEFLPSFLMSVKPGQASALAMDTGGRTSHVAILARSLQIPAVSGLRNVAALIKPDDTIIVDGSGGMVIVNPNEEDIRRFRERQEVYERQRRELFTMRRLEPMTRDGKYITLHANIELPSEAEKVTDFGATGIGLYRSEFLFFRKDAPTENEQREAYQQILDTMAPCPVTIRTLDAGGDKLVSGISAVNEANPFMGWRSIRVCLDREDVFCTQLRALLLANSKGNLRVLLPMISGLSELRRAKACIAKCREELIAEGHEVADIKVGVMIEVPAAVMLVDLLAKESDFFSIGTNDLIQFTLAVDRTNELITDMFQPHHPAVLSMIYQTVMAAHRQGIPVAVCGEMSSDPFSVLLLVGLGVDELSMTPWSVMATKKIIRSINFEDVRETALTVLQMDDAENVDAYLKKKYAQTIKDLGISSLLGGDSEKQT, from the coding sequence ATGACAAGTTCAACGAAGAACCAGGCTGAACGCATCGTATTGGTGGGCGTTCCGGCGTCCCCGGGTTTTGCCATGGGGAAGGCGTTCCCGATTATCAATCGGGAGGTCTCTGTTGTTGAAGAGACTTTGCCGGAGTCCCGAATCCCTGCCGAAGAACAGCTTTTTTTGAAGGCTGTCACCAAGACCGTCACCGAAATCAACAAGATCAAGGAAGTTTCCGAAAGTCGTGCGGGCTTCCAGGACAGTTTGATTTTTGCTACCCACCTTATGATTTTGCAGGACCCGGGCTTGATCAATGGGATCCTTGATAAAATCAAGAAGGGGCACAAGAACGCCCGGTGGGCTGTCCACGTGGTTTTGGGCGGCTATATCGACAAGTTCGAGAAGATTGATTCTCAGGCGACCCGTGACAAAGCCGCCGACTTGCGCGACCTGTACAACCGTTTGATGGCGGCCATGGAAGACTCCGGACCGGTACTAGAGGAAGTATCTATCGAAGCCGGCGTGGTTCTGGTGGCGCACGAGTTTTTGCCGAGTTTTTTGATGTCCGTGAAGCCGGGCCAGGCGAGCGCCCTCGCCATGGATACTGGCGGCCGCACAAGCCATGTGGCCATTTTGGCTCGCTCTCTCCAAATCCCTGCCGTGTCGGGCCTCCGCAACGTGGCAGCCTTGATCAAGCCCGACGACACCATCATTGTGGATGGTTCCGGCGGCATGGTCATTGTGAACCCGAACGAAGAAGATATTCGCAGGTTCCGTGAACGCCAGGAGGTTTACGAACGTCAACGCCGTGAATTGTTCACGATGCGTAGACTTGAACCTATGACTCGCGATGGCAAGTACATCACGCTGCATGCGAACATCGAGCTCCCGAGTGAAGCCGAAAAGGTGACCGACTTTGGCGCGACGGGTATAGGGCTTTACCGTTCTGAGTTCCTGTTCTTTAGGAAGGATGCCCCGACCGAGAATGAACAGCGGGAAGCCTACCAGCAAATTTTGGACACCATGGCGCCGTGCCCTGTGACCATACGTACGCTGGATGCTGGCGGAGACAAGCTGGTGTCGGGAATCTCGGCGGTCAACGAGGCGAACCCGTTTATGGGCTGGCGCAGCATTCGCGTGTGCCTGGACCGTGAAGATGTTTTTTGTACGCAGTTGCGGGCTCTCCTTTTGGCGAACAGCAAGGGGAATTTGCGTGTGCTGCTCCCCATGATATCGGGACTTTCGGAACTTCGCAGGGCAAAGGCGTGCATTGCCAAGTGCCGCGAAGAACTGATTGCCGAAGGCCATGAAGTTGCAGATATCAAGGTGGGCGTGATGATTGAAGTGCCTGCTGCCGTGATGCTTGTGGACTTGCTTGCCAAGGAGTCAGACTTCTTTAGTATTGGAACCAACGACTTAATCCAGTTCACCTTGGCGGTGGACCGTACAAACGAATTGATTACCGACATGTTCCAACCGCACCACCCGGCTGTGCTTAGCATGATCTACCAGACGGTGATGGCGGCGCATCGCCAGGGAATCCCCGTGGCGGTTTGCGGTGAAATGAGCTCGGACCCGTTCAGTGTGCTTTTGTTGGTGGGCTTGGGAGTCGATGAACTATCCATGACGCCTTGGAGCGTGATGGCGACCAAGAAGATTATTCGCTCCATTAACTTTGAGGACGTGCGTGAAACGGCGTTGACTGTGCTCCAGATGGATGATGCTGAGAATGTGGATGCCTATTTGAAGAAAAAGTACGCGCAAACCATTAAGGATTTAGGAATTTCTAGTTTGTTGGGTGGTGATAGTGAAAAACAGACTTAG
- a CDS encoding MlaD family protein yields the protein MKKNSALYFSVGLVVLLAIVILVFGVFFLNEKDPRETFNTFYLRFTQVSTLVLDDPVKVNGVKLGKVEDISLAGHRVVVRIRLRTDVKIPKDSEIRVQNIGIMGERQIGMILGDSTQYFAPNDTIDGQFDAGIAEAIGLAGEVCDSTKVLLESVKQALNGTIANPEFQDRFKTLLAKAETLEDRLMSMVNTTDPQLKKSLDGLNQVTAKVGELVDGVKPPIDNMFAGADKVMNNANSLISDLEGVTKHLDELIAKVQSKDNTVGTLLADKTLHDDLVKTVHSADSLFRVILHDGLDVNVDFF from the coding sequence ATGAAAAAGAATTCTGCACTCTATTTCTCTGTTGGCTTGGTTGTTCTCCTCGCCATCGTCATTTTGGTTTTCGGGGTGTTCTTCCTGAATGAGAAAGACCCCAGGGAAACTTTCAATACGTTCTACCTCCGTTTTACCCAGGTCAGCACGCTTGTGCTCGATGACCCGGTCAAGGTGAACGGTGTCAAGCTGGGCAAGGTCGAGGACATCAGCCTTGCCGGCCATCGCGTGGTCGTCCGCATCCGTCTTCGTACCGATGTCAAGATTCCCAAGGATTCCGAAATCCGGGTGCAGAATATCGGCATTATGGGCGAACGCCAGATCGGTATGATTTTGGGCGATTCCACGCAGTATTTTGCCCCGAACGACACTATTGACGGTCAGTTCGATGCCGGTATCGCCGAGGCCATTGGCCTTGCCGGTGAAGTTTGTGACAGCACCAAGGTTCTATTGGAGTCGGTAAAGCAGGCGTTGAACGGCACCATCGCGAATCCTGAATTCCAGGACCGATTCAAGACTCTCTTGGCCAAGGCGGAAACTTTGGAAGACCGTTTGATGAGCATGGTCAATACGACCGACCCGCAGCTCAAGAAGAGTCTGGACGGGTTGAACCAGGTGACCGCCAAGGTGGGCGAACTGGTGGACGGCGTCAAGCCGCCAATCGACAACATGTTTGCGGGCGCCGACAAGGTGATGAACAACGCCAATTCGTTGATTTCGGATCTCGAAGGCGTGACCAAGCACTTGGACGAACTGATTGCCAAGGTCCAGTCCAAGGACAATACCGTGGGTACCTTGCTTGCCGACAAGACTTTGCATGACGATCTGGTGAAGACCGTCCATTCTGCCGATAGCCTGTTCCGTGTGATTCTGCACGATGGCCTCGATGTGAATGTGGATTTTTTCTGA
- a CDS encoding lytic transglycosylase domain-containing protein encodes MKNRLRLNHGLLTLAFFTFVCNAGAETTKVDPVPAPTIATDSLIATMPVTPLDPYEELEKIPSVDFQNLVVRAERSKKAAADSTLPKNVRDFAKAAAFFYTGAWDSAYAAYDSLRSRDTVLEKTVILRMAKARFMQGDYSQMRAALALGAKFEKDAGFDKSASRMRIEAAMADTTLNDRAHADSLKVFLDKYPKGDDAAALKYRYAVFLEEFKQPKQAKRLYMQLLTSATVYKDSAFSAIRRLRKVRGGPESLSEKVAYAKMACAKDEANVCLALLDSIRILDSLQLAKAPETAVPLPEDSLQKQLPPSTLDMDTRIMLWEKRAVTLRALKREKESIAQFKFLLDSVEARPLWMQSTLRLYRNDAKTYAKEIKTMDSLLQDVSQFSKENANNLWVRGFEYEQKQMYDSAIVCFRQLSNKRFKNNIKRQWAKFRIGFIYFKQEKWNEAVDAFIDATKDPFLWSGSGARMFLGDTYMMLGKDSLAREAYLDCIRDFPLAYYAHRSRLKLVENKLMDADKVPFAHGVAMSPEETLAWIRASQKQTKVDSSYNPTRYRRIKDLFLYGFTDEAFALYDEARKKNYKRLDFLYEYGMLFYEVGETAAGYRLARQFQNNIDRRRLMSPPISVLHYLYPIPFTEQVKFHSGERIDPFFVYSVMRQESIFNFQIASPVGACGLLQIMPATGKMLAEKESIADWFDPKLLYNPYMNIRLGIRYLVDLKAEYNDDYMYVLGNYNAGPKPTKRWQTAGEGLPWDVRAEEISYWETRDYVKRVMGNYWIYQEIYDEI; translated from the coding sequence GTGAAAAACAGACTTAGGCTGAACCATGGTTTATTGACCCTTGCTTTTTTTACCTTTGTATGTAATGCCGGTGCCGAGACGACAAAAGTGGATCCCGTGCCGGCTCCGACAATTGCTACGGACAGCTTGATTGCGACCATGCCGGTGACGCCGCTGGACCCCTATGAGGAACTGGAAAAGATTCCCTCGGTGGATTTTCAAAACCTGGTAGTTCGCGCGGAACGCTCTAAAAAGGCGGCTGCCGATTCAACGCTCCCCAAGAATGTGCGTGACTTTGCCAAGGCCGCTGCCTTCTTTTATACCGGGGCGTGGGACAGCGCCTATGCCGCTTATGATTCCTTGCGTTCCCGTGACACCGTGCTCGAGAAGACGGTGATTTTGCGTATGGCCAAGGCCCGCTTTATGCAGGGCGATTACAGCCAAATGCGAGCGGCCCTCGCCTTGGGTGCCAAGTTTGAGAAAGATGCCGGCTTTGACAAGTCGGCTTCGCGCATGCGCATCGAGGCTGCCATGGCCGATACCACGTTGAATGATCGAGCCCATGCGGATTCCCTGAAAGTTTTTTTGGACAAGTACCCCAAGGGGGACGATGCCGCCGCCCTCAAGTATCGTTACGCGGTTTTCTTGGAAGAGTTCAAACAGCCCAAACAGGCGAAACGCCTCTACATGCAGTTGCTGACTAGTGCAACCGTGTACAAGGATTCTGCTTTCTCGGCAATCCGCAGGCTTCGCAAGGTGCGCGGTGGTCCTGAATCGCTGAGCGAGAAGGTTGCCTACGCCAAGATGGCTTGCGCGAAGGACGAGGCGAACGTGTGTCTCGCCTTGCTGGATTCCATCCGCATATTGGATTCGCTGCAACTCGCCAAGGCTCCCGAAACGGCAGTGCCGCTGCCCGAGGATTCCCTGCAAAAGCAGCTCCCGCCGAGCACGCTCGACATGGATACGCGAATCATGCTTTGGGAAAAGCGGGCGGTAACCTTGCGTGCGTTGAAACGCGAAAAAGAGTCCATTGCACAGTTCAAGTTCTTGCTCGATTCCGTGGAGGCGCGCCCGTTGTGGATGCAGTCGACGCTCCGCCTGTATCGCAATGACGCGAAAACCTACGCCAAAGAAATTAAGACTATGGATTCGCTTTTGCAGGACGTGAGCCAGTTTAGCAAGGAAAACGCCAACAACCTCTGGGTCCGTGGCTTTGAATACGAGCAAAAGCAGATGTACGACAGTGCTATCGTTTGCTTTAGGCAGCTCTCGAACAAACGCTTCAAGAACAACATCAAGCGCCAGTGGGCCAAGTTCCGCATAGGCTTTATCTACTTCAAACAAGAAAAGTGGAACGAGGCTGTCGACGCCTTTATTGACGCCACCAAGGATCCGTTCTTGTGGAGCGGTAGCGGCGCCCGCATGTTCTTGGGCGACACCTACATGATGCTCGGCAAGGATTCGCTCGCCCGCGAGGCCTACTTGGATTGCATCAGGGATTTCCCGCTGGCCTACTATGCGCACCGCTCGCGTCTCAAGCTTGTAGAAAACAAGCTGATGGATGCCGACAAGGTCCCGTTCGCCCATGGGGTCGCCATGTCGCCCGAAGAGACCCTCGCTTGGATTCGCGCTTCGCAAAAGCAGACCAAGGTCGACTCGAGCTACAACCCGACCCGTTACCGGCGCATTAAGGACTTGTTCCTGTACGGCTTTACCGACGAGGCCTTTGCGCTTTATGACGAAGCCCGCAAAAAGAACTACAAGCGCCTGGATTTTCTTTACGAATACGGAATGCTCTTTTACGAAGTGGGCGAGACTGCAGCGGGTTACCGCCTGGCGCGCCAGTTCCAGAATAATATTGACCGCCGTCGTCTGATGTCGCCGCCCATTAGCGTGCTGCATTACCTTTACCCGATCCCGTTCACGGAACAGGTGAAGTTTCATTCCGGCGAACGTATCGACCCGTTCTTTGTGTACAGTGTGATGCGCCAGGAATCCATTTTCAACTTCCAGATTGCCTCTCCGGTGGGGGCTTGCGGTCTTTTGCAGATTATGCCCGCGACAGGCAAGATGCTTGCTGAAAAAGAGAGCATTGCCGACTGGTTCGACCCTAAGCTGCTTTACAACCCGTACATGAACATTCGCTTGGGCATCCGTTACCTGGTCGATCTCAAGGCGGAATATAATGACGACTACATGTATGTGCTGGGCAACTACAATGCGGGTCCGAAGCCCACCAAGCGCTGGCAGACTGCTGGCGAGGGCCTCCCGTGGGATGTGCGTGCCGAAGAAATCAGCTATTGGGAAACTAGGGACTACGTCAAGCGCGTCATGGGGAATTACTGGATTTATCAGGAAATTTACGACGAGATTTAG